A single window of Selenomonas sputigena DNA harbors:
- a CDS encoding TlyA family RNA methyltransferase has protein sequence MAKERLDVLLVERGLAASRERARTMIMEGRVLVDGKKVEKAGTGVKPEAELRLLGEEMPYVSRGGLKLEKALRAFSISLAGKTMADIGASTGGFSDCALQNGATKVYAIDVGYGQLAWKLRTDARVKNMERTNIRHVTPEALGELVDFASIDVAFISLAKVLPAVRSLLKPQGEVAALIKPQFEAGRENVGKKGVVRDPHVHEIVIRDVFRAAQEAGFCIRALSYSPVKGPEGNIEYLMHLVCTGEESAASGVSQEEIVAVVAEAHTELDK, from the coding sequence ATGGCGAAGGAGCGGCTTGACGTTCTGCTCGTCGAGCGCGGCCTTGCCGCGAGCCGCGAGCGCGCGCGCACGATGATCATGGAAGGCAGGGTGCTCGTCGACGGCAAGAAGGTCGAAAAGGCGGGGACGGGCGTGAAACCCGAGGCTGAGCTTCGACTTTTAGGCGAGGAGATGCCCTATGTGAGCCGCGGCGGGTTGAAGCTGGAAAAGGCTCTCAGAGCCTTTTCCATTTCGCTTGCGGGAAAGACGATGGCGGACATCGGCGCATCGACGGGCGGCTTTTCGGACTGCGCCCTGCAGAACGGCGCGACGAAGGTCTACGCCATCGACGTCGGTTACGGTCAGCTCGCGTGGAAACTTCGCACGGACGCACGCGTGAAGAACATGGAGCGCACGAACATCCGCCATGTGACGCCAGAGGCGCTCGGTGAGCTCGTCGATTTTGCATCCATCGATGTTGCCTTCATATCGCTCGCGAAGGTGCTGCCGGCAGTGCGCTCCTTGCTGAAACCGCAGGGCGAAGTCGCGGCTCTGATCAAGCCGCAGTTCGAGGCGGGACGCGAAAATGTCGGCAAGAAGGGTGTCGTGCGCGATCCGCATGTGCATGAGATCGTAATCCGGGACGTCTTTCGTGCCGCGCAGGAAGCGGGATTTTGCATCCGAGCGCTCTCTTATTCTCCTGTCAAGGGGCCGGAGGGCAATATCGAGTACCTTATGCACCTCGTTTGCACAGGAGAAGAGTCTGCCGCGTCGGGTGTTTCACAAGAGGAAATCGTCGCCGTCGTAGCAGAGGCGCATACGGAATTGGACAAGTAG
- a CDS encoding NAD(+)/NADH kinase, with translation MFTIAVFPNVTKANIRAILDRVLAFFADKRVCVLLPAKEARLLGHEEYGIENINRHPIDMALSIGGDGTLLNVCRRVYEQTVPVCGINFGTVGFLIDIELDEIETKLQKILDKEYHIEERLMLSGYVVHHGKKSYKGSAVNDIVVTKGGLARMLRFGLSINDTRIANYKADGLIVSTATGSTAYSLSAGGPIVNPHVKALVLTPICPHTFDIRSMVISEDDTVRMRIKAGHSDIFVTFDGQKSFQIADEDEVIVRKAKNPARIVKFGDKDYYRTMKEKLLDNA, from the coding sequence ATGTTTACCATAGCGGTTTTTCCCAATGTGACGAAGGCGAATATTCGTGCGATCCTCGATCGCGTGCTTGCTTTCTTTGCCGATAAGAGGGTGTGCGTGCTGCTTCCAGCGAAGGAGGCGAGACTCTTAGGGCACGAGGAGTACGGCATCGAGAACATCAACCGTCATCCGATCGACATGGCGCTGAGCATCGGCGGTGACGGCACGCTTCTGAATGTTTGCCGCCGCGTCTACGAGCAGACCGTTCCCGTCTGCGGCATCAACTTCGGCACGGTCGGCTTCCTCATCGATATCGAACTGGATGAGATAGAGACGAAGCTGCAGAAGATCCTCGATAAGGAGTACCACATCGAGGAAAGGCTCATGCTCTCGGGCTACGTCGTCCATCATGGCAAGAAAAGCTACAAGGGAAGCGCGGTCAACGACATCGTGGTGACGAAGGGCGGGCTTGCGCGTATGCTGCGCTTCGGACTTTCCATCAACGATACGCGCATCGCGAACTACAAGGCGGACGGACTGATCGTCTCTACAGCGACAGGCTCGACGGCGTATTCCCTTTCGGCGGGCGGGCCGATCGTCAATCCACACGTCAAGGCGCTTGTCCTCACGCCGATTTGCCCGCATACCTTCGACATCCGTTCTATGGTGATTTCCGAGGACGATACGGTGCGCATGCGCATCAAGGCTGGACATTCCGATATTTTCGTTACCTTCGATGGACAGAAGTCGTTTCAGATTGCCGATGAGGATGAGGTGATCGTGCGCAAGGCGAAAAATCCCGCACGCATTGTGAAATTCGGCGACAAGGATTATTACCGCACGATGAAGGAAAAACTTCTGGACAATGCCTGA
- the argR gene encoding arginine repressor — MKVKRHAVIREIIENTAIETQEELAAALRARQIDVTQATVSRDIKTMMLVKVPAGNGRYRYALPKEKGAVLSKERMARLFYDSVVSLDYSENIIVVKTLPGAANAVAAVLDHTPWQEIVGTVAGDDSILVVVKPREAAPEVVRRMEKFFAQ; from the coding sequence ATGAAGGTCAAGCGTCACGCGGTCATTCGTGAAATCATCGAAAACACTGCCATCGAAACGCAGGAGGAATTGGCAGCGGCGCTGCGTGCGCGTCAGATCGACGTGACGCAGGCGACCGTGTCGCGTGACATCAAGACGATGATGCTCGTCAAGGTGCCGGCGGGGAATGGCCGCTATCGCTATGCGCTGCCGAAAGAAAAGGGAGCCGTGCTTTCCAAGGAGCGCATGGCACGCCTCTTTTACGATTCTGTCGTTTCTCTCGATTACAGTGAGAACATCATCGTCGTCAAGACTCTGCCCGGCGCTGCCAATGCCGTCGCCGCCGTCCTCGATCATACGCCTTGGCAGGAGATCGTCGGCACGGTGGCGGGCGACGACAGCATCCTCGTCGTCGTCAAGCCTCGGGAGGCGGCGCCCGAGGTCGTGCGGCGCATGGAGAAATTCTTCGCTCAGTGA
- the recN gene encoding DNA repair protein RecN yields the protein MLKTLTVWNFALLEHVKIEFGAGLNILTGETGAGKSILIDALGAVLGKRLAATAIRSGCEWLRVEAVFDLEAQTALKSLLEEQAIPVEDDELIITRQVSHKGKNSVLLNGCRVTLALLKELGAYLVDIHGQHDNLALLRPENQLLLLDTSDAAIEKQRDVYQKSFAAWNDCKKQLRAKEEEAKNTTERLDLLHWQEKEIEEADLKEGEDERIEAEIKKLSNAEKISGFVEESYALLNGDVGGKALNVLAALSKVKKNLESLSRFGNELDNACKMVENAYCDLQEASYEIRDYGSDMEFDPHRLDSLESRMSVIDKLCRKYGATTTDVLAHLAKVKAELQRIENYDVDLEDLKAALKNAADTLKEEAQKLTKLRSAAAKALSAHVGEQIKALGMEKAHFSIALRAADYSATGADDIVMLFSANAGEKEQPLQDVASGGELSRVALAVKAVSAANDDSPPSMVFDEIDTGIGGKTARMVAERIAMVALHRQVLCITHLPQIACMADAHLYIHKETQEGRTLTEVQLLAEGERINEIARMASGSDITAAALDNAREMVDNARIKRAEISRSFSK from the coding sequence ATGTTAAAGACATTGACGGTTTGGAATTTTGCCCTTTTGGAGCATGTGAAAATCGAATTTGGTGCGGGGCTGAACATCCTGACGGGTGAGACGGGCGCGGGCAAGTCCATCCTCATCGACGCCTTGGGCGCGGTGCTGGGCAAGCGTCTCGCGGCGACCGCCATACGAAGCGGCTGCGAATGGCTGCGCGTCGAGGCGGTTTTCGATCTGGAAGCGCAGACTGCATTGAAGAGTCTCCTTGAGGAGCAGGCGATTCCTGTGGAGGATGACGAGCTCATCATCACGCGCCAAGTCTCGCACAAGGGGAAGAATTCCGTCCTCCTGAACGGCTGCCGTGTGACGCTCGCGCTGCTAAAAGAGCTTGGCGCCTATCTCGTCGACATTCACGGGCAGCACGACAATCTTGCGCTGCTGCGCCCCGAAAACCAGCTTCTCCTCCTCGACACTTCGGATGCCGCCATTGAAAAGCAGCGCGATGTCTATCAGAAAAGCTTCGCCGCTTGGAACGACTGCAAGAAGCAGCTCAGGGCGAAGGAGGAGGAAGCGAAGAACACGACGGAACGCCTCGATCTCCTGCATTGGCAGGAAAAGGAAATCGAGGAGGCCGATTTGAAGGAGGGCGAGGACGAGCGCATCGAGGCGGAGATCAAGAAGCTCTCGAACGCCGAAAAGATCTCAGGCTTCGTCGAAGAATCCTACGCGCTCTTGAACGGCGATGTGGGAGGCAAGGCGCTGAACGTCCTCGCGGCTCTGAGCAAGGTCAAGAAGAACCTCGAATCACTCTCGCGCTTCGGCAATGAGTTGGACAATGCCTGCAAGATGGTGGAGAACGCCTATTGCGACTTGCAGGAAGCGTCGTATGAGATTCGCGACTACGGCTCCGACATGGAGTTTGATCCGCATCGGCTCGACTCGTTGGAAAGCCGCATGAGCGTCATCGATAAATTGTGCCGCAAGTATGGTGCGACAACGACGGACGTGCTCGCCCATCTGGCGAAGGTCAAGGCGGAACTGCAGCGCATCGAGAACTACGATGTCGATTTGGAAGACCTGAAGGCGGCTCTTAAAAACGCCGCGGACACGCTGAAAGAGGAGGCGCAGAAGCTCACGAAACTGCGCTCCGCCGCTGCCAAGGCGCTCTCTGCGCACGTCGGCGAGCAGATCAAGGCTCTCGGCATGGAGAAGGCGCACTTTTCCATCGCGCTCCGTGCAGCAGACTACAGTGCAACGGGAGCGGACGACATCGTCATGCTCTTCTCGGCGAATGCGGGCGAGAAGGAGCAGCCGCTGCAGGACGTCGCCTCGGGCGGCGAGCTTTCGCGCGTGGCTCTCGCCGTCAAGGCTGTTTCGGCCGCGAATGATGATTCGCCGCCGAGCATGGTATTTGACGAGATCGACACGGGCATTGGCGGCAAGACGGCGCGCATGGTCGCCGAACGCATCGCCATGGTCGCTTTGCACAGGCAAGTCCTCTGCATCACGCATCTGCCGCAGATCGCCTGCATGGCGGACGCGCATCTTTACATCCACAAGGAGACGCAGGAGGGGCGCACGCTGACGGAAGTGCAGCTCCTCGCCGAGGGCGAGCGCATCAACGAGATCGCACGCATGGCGTCGGGCAGCGACATCACGGCGGCTGCGCTTGACAATGCGCGGGAAATGGTGGATAATGCTAGAATTAAACGCGCTGAAATCAGCCGCAGTTTCTCGAAATAA
- a CDS encoding NUDIX domain-containing protein — MYEDLLEKKLRSENIYDGVLLHVRRDTVTLPNGREAVREWVRHPGASAVLPVFEDGTVLLVRQYRYPVDRVTLEIPAGKLDSPKEDPLACAVRELSEETGYTAKHWAKLTTIGTTVGFSNEYIHIYAAHDLQAGEQHTDDDEFIHVVKMPLEEAVERVKTGEIFDAKSVTAILMTALGKAKH, encoded by the coding sequence ATGTACGAAGATTTGTTGGAGAAAAAGCTCCGGAGTGAAAACATCTACGACGGCGTCCTGCTCCATGTTCGGCGCGATACGGTGACGTTGCCGAACGGTAGGGAAGCCGTGCGCGAGTGGGTTAGGCATCCCGGCGCTTCCGCCGTCCTGCCCGTGTTCGAGGACGGTACGGTGCTGCTCGTGCGCCAGTACCGCTATCCCGTCGACCGCGTCACGCTTGAGATCCCAGCGGGCAAGCTCGACTCTCCGAAGGAAGATCCGCTCGCGTGCGCCGTGCGCGAACTTTCGGAGGAGACGGGATACACGGCAAAGCATTGGGCAAAGCTCACGACGATCGGCACGACCGTCGGGTTTTCCAATGAGTATATCCATATCTACGCCGCGCACGATTTGCAGGCGGGCGAGCAGCATACGGACGACGATGAGTTTATCCACGTCGTCAAGATGCCGCTCGAAGAGGCCGTAGAGCGCGTCAAAACCGGCGAGATCTTCGATGCGAAGTCCGTGACAGCAATTCTCATGACGGCGCTCGGCAAAGCGAAACACTGA
- a CDS encoding site-2 protease family protein: protein MFGSDLMWFIAGIPGILIAMVVHEYSHARVAVAMGDMTPRLMGRLTLNPKAHIDPIGLLTLFLVHFGWAKPVMINPRNFRDMRKGEVLVALAGPASNLVIAFLAMLFFAVYARLGLPVSQGFYTVMQLLALINVNFAVFNMIPLPPLDGSRVLMAFLPGRWAYELMRLERYTFIILILLIMVGPFARLLGAVSWAIYSTLAAVVGLLI, encoded by the coding sequence ATGTTTGGTTCTGATTTGATGTGGTTCATCGCGGGTATCCCGGGAATTTTGATTGCCATGGTCGTGCACGAGTATTCCCACGCACGCGTCGCCGTTGCCATGGGCGACATGACGCCGCGCCTCATGGGCAGACTCACGCTCAATCCCAAGGCGCACATCGATCCCATCGGGCTTTTGACGCTGTTCCTCGTTCATTTCGGCTGGGCGAAGCCCGTGATGATAAATCCGAGGAATTTTCGCGACATGCGCAAGGGCGAAGTCCTCGTGGCTCTGGCAGGGCCGGCATCCAACCTTGTCATAGCATTTCTGGCCATGCTTTTTTTTGCTGTCTACGCGCGCCTCGGTCTGCCTGTATCGCAGGGCTTTTATACGGTCATGCAGCTTCTCGCGCTGATCAACGTCAACTTCGCTGTGTTCAATATGATACCGCTGCCACCTCTTGACGGTTCACGCGTACTCATGGCATTCTTGCCGGGGCGCTGGGCGTATGAACTCATGCGTCTGGAACGCTACACATTCATCATTCTCATCCTGCTGATCATGGTCGGGCCGTTCGCGCGCCTCTTGGGAGCCGTCTCCTGGGCGATCTACTCCACGCTCGCGGCGGTCGTCGGTCTGCTCATCTGA
- a CDS encoding segregation and condensation protein A, producing the protein MDKYTVRLNAFEGPMDLLMHLIEKNKIDIYDIPMAVLTEQYMNYLAEMQEFDIEVASEFIVMAATLLQIKSRMMLPKPPKEKEEEEEEDPRRELVERILEYRRFRRVSVELDGLAALQERVFARKPLPLPVRRLPPEEMSVALLVDAFRIAMEVREEITIPKALVAPDAYSIQGKMEDILVLLDREGGQMPFAAAFPSGTRAELIVSFLALLELIKLHSVVIRQGDLFGDILVCLRTSDH; encoded by the coding sequence ATGGACAAGTATACGGTACGGCTCAATGCTTTTGAAGGGCCGATGGATCTCCTCATGCATCTCATCGAGAAGAATAAGATCGACATCTACGATATCCCGATGGCGGTTCTGACCGAACAGTATATGAACTACCTTGCAGAGATGCAGGAGTTTGATATCGAGGTTGCGAGCGAATTCATCGTCATGGCGGCGACGCTTCTGCAGATCAAGTCGCGCATGATGCTGCCGAAGCCGCCGAAAGAAAAGGAGGAGGAAGAAGAGGAAGATCCGCGCAGGGAACTTGTGGAGCGCATCTTGGAGTACCGCCGCTTCCGCCGCGTCAGCGTGGAACTCGACGGTCTTGCCGCGCTGCAGGAGAGGGTGTTTGCGCGCAAGCCGCTGCCGCTTCCCGTGCGCCGTTTGCCGCCTGAGGAAATGTCCGTTGCCCTGCTCGTCGACGCCTTCCGCATCGCCATGGAGGTGCGAGAGGAGATCACGATTCCGAAGGCGCTTGTAGCGCCCGACGCCTACAGCATACAGGGAAAGATGGAGGACATCCTCGTGCTCCTTGACCGCGAGGGTGGGCAGATGCCGTTTGCCGCCGCATTCCCGTCAGGCACGCGTGCGGAACTCATCGTTTCCTTTCTTGCGCTGTTGGAGCTGATCAAGCTCCATTCCGTCGTGATTCGCCAGGGCGATCTTTTTGGCGATATTCTTGTTTGCCTAAGGACGAGTGATCACTGA
- the scpB gene encoding SMC-Scp complex subunit ScpB: MFMEEMQAPLEALLFVRGEPVTAMQLKEILQVDEESLAELLALYAKTLEERGSGLMLHRVAGGFQLVTRPECHAYVQKLAEVQDRKLTTPTLETLSIVAFKQPITKQEIEHIRGVRVERALQKLLEMELIEEVGRKPVLGRPILYGTTDVFLKCFGLNALSDLPALPALEEVAEEGDVQLELLAADGDAQTEEEESSEALTEDGAERAEEIDEALHTEEKID, from the coding sequence ATGTTTATGGAAGAAATGCAGGCGCCTTTGGAGGCGCTGCTTTTTGTGCGCGGCGAGCCAGTGACGGCAATGCAGCTCAAGGAGATCCTGCAGGTTGACGAGGAGAGCCTAGCCGAGCTTTTGGCGCTTTATGCGAAGACGTTGGAGGAGCGTGGGAGCGGTCTCATGTTGCATCGTGTCGCGGGAGGCTTTCAGCTTGTCACACGCCCCGAGTGTCATGCCTATGTGCAGAAGCTTGCAGAGGTGCAGGACAGAAAACTCACGACGCCGACCTTGGAGACGCTCTCGATCGTCGCCTTCAAGCAGCCGATCACGAAGCAGGAAATCGAGCACATCCGCGGTGTGCGCGTCGAGCGAGCGCTGCAGAAGCTCCTGGAGATGGAGCTGATCGAAGAAGTAGGCAGGAAGCCTGTTCTAGGACGGCCGATCCTCTACGGCACGACGGATGTCTTTCTCAAGTGCTTCGGACTCAATGCACTGAGCGACCTGCCTGCTTTGCCGGCCTTGGAAGAGGTGGCGGAAGAAGGAGACGTGCAGCTTGAATTGCTCGCCGCCGATGGGGATGCTCAGACCGAGGAAGAAGAATCGTCGGAAGCGCTGACAGAAGATGGCGCAGAACGTGCTGAGGAGATTGACGAAGCCTTGCATACGGAGGAAAAAATTGATTGA
- a CDS encoding DUF3656 domain-containing U32 family peptidase, which yields MIELLAPAGSREALTAAVESGADAVYLAGNMFGARAYADNFDEDGLREAIAFAHSRDVRVHVTVNTIVRDEEMAALSRYLRFLYEAGADAALVQDLGVYRLARQAAPSLPLHASTQMTVHNLEGVLLLQEMGFERVVLSRELSLEDIRYITAHCQVEIETFVHGALCVCYSGQCLMSSMIGGRSGNRGRCAQPCRLPYTLVDETGADVLGKDAGQFLLSPKDLKTIELLPELLESGIASLKIEGRMKRPEYVAVVVDAYRRAIDAVEAGRGLPSAAEDEKALAQIFNRDFTTAYLKERPGRTMMSDSRPNNRGLLVGRVLENDRTAGRVKLKLSGDLAEGDQLDFWVKVGGRKTATVTDLRDKKGRSCPTAKAGEEVTLPLDAPVKPHDRVFKVFDAHLMEKARGFFRAGAPVRRVPVAAHVCVRLGEPLSIKLRDRDGFRAQAKTEFHAESAKKRPLDAATVEKQLSRIGTTIFSLGEVSLDIEDGVMVPVSEINEARRRAFAALQEERMAHYRRAALPAFRYEEAPARARGRVDARIAAATDTLAGVREALRSGADEIVFGGDSYHHRAILLRDYAEAAQLARGAGCAIVFNTPRLVLRRDMAAWKKLVEGFVSLSPDAVSVHNFGTLRVVREAGLKFYADASLPVINCRALAELAEMGASRAVLSPELTLEQAGVLAARAPFPVECIVEGNLELMVSEYCALGSFLGDAASGSCSMPCCKGKTRYALLDRKDMKFPLVFDQSCHMHVLNGKRLSMLLHAMEFAPRGISFLRIDGRFMEAAELGRRVRLYKEWSRFSGTLIKEQEEYLKELEGKDVTRGHYFRGVQ from the coding sequence TTGATTGAATTATTGGCTCCTGCAGGGAGCAGGGAGGCGTTGACGGCCGCTGTGGAAAGCGGCGCTGACGCCGTCTATCTGGCAGGCAATATGTTCGGTGCACGCGCCTATGCGGATAACTTCGACGAAGATGGACTGCGCGAGGCGATCGCCTTCGCCCACAGCCGTGATGTGCGCGTGCATGTGACGGTCAACACCATCGTACGCGATGAGGAGATGGCGGCACTCTCCCGCTACCTGCGCTTCCTCTATGAGGCGGGTGCGGACGCCGCGCTCGTGCAGGATCTCGGCGTTTATCGGCTCGCGCGTCAGGCGGCGCCCAGTCTGCCGCTGCATGCGAGCACGCAGATGACCGTGCACAATCTGGAAGGCGTGCTCCTTCTTCAGGAGATGGGCTTTGAGCGAGTCGTGCTCTCGCGCGAGCTTTCGTTGGAGGATATCCGCTATATCACGGCGCACTGTCAGGTGGAGATTGAGACTTTCGTGCATGGGGCGCTTTGCGTCTGCTACTCGGGGCAGTGTCTGATGAGCAGCATGATCGGCGGCAGGAGCGGCAATCGCGGTCGCTGTGCGCAGCCGTGTCGTCTGCCCTATACGCTTGTAGATGAGACGGGCGCGGATGTTCTCGGCAAGGATGCGGGGCAGTTCCTGCTCTCGCCCAAGGATTTGAAAACCATTGAGCTTTTGCCGGAACTCTTGGAGAGCGGCATCGCTTCGCTGAAGATCGAAGGGCGCATGAAGCGTCCCGAGTACGTCGCTGTCGTCGTCGACGCCTATCGCCGCGCCATCGACGCCGTCGAGGCAGGCAGGGGACTGCCGAGCGCGGCAGAGGATGAAAAGGCGCTCGCGCAGATCTTCAACCGCGATTTCACGACGGCCTACCTAAAGGAGCGTCCGGGGCGCACGATGATGAGCGATTCCCGGCCGAACAATCGCGGCCTTCTTGTCGGACGCGTCTTGGAAAATGACAGGACGGCGGGGCGCGTGAAGCTGAAGCTCTCGGGCGATCTGGCCGAGGGAGATCAACTGGATTTCTGGGTCAAGGTCGGCGGCAGGAAGACGGCGACGGTGACGGATCTCCGCGACAAGAAGGGTCGCTCCTGTCCTACGGCGAAGGCGGGCGAGGAGGTCACATTGCCTCTCGATGCGCCCGTGAAGCCGCACGACCGCGTATTCAAGGTGTTCGACGCACATCTCATGGAGAAGGCGCGCGGCTTTTTCCGCGCGGGCGCTCCCGTGCGGCGCGTGCCCGTGGCGGCGCATGTTTGCGTGCGCCTCGGCGAGCCTCTTTCCATCAAGTTGCGTGACCGGGACGGCTTTAGAGCGCAGGCAAAGACGGAGTTTCATGCGGAATCTGCAAAGAAGCGACCGTTGGATGCAGCGACTGTTGAAAAGCAGCTGAGTCGCATCGGTACGACGATCTTTTCCTTAGGGGAGGTCTCCCTCGATATTGAGGATGGCGTGATGGTTCCCGTCAGCGAGATCAACGAGGCGCGGCGCAGGGCGTTCGCTGCCTTGCAGGAAGAGCGCATGGCGCACTATCGCCGCGCTGCCCTGCCGGCATTCCGCTACGAAGAAGCGCCTGCCCGCGCCAGAGGCAGGGTTGATGCGCGGATCGCGGCGGCGACGGACACGCTCGCCGGCGTGCGCGAGGCGCTGCGCTCAGGTGCCGACGAGATCGTCTTCGGCGGCGATTCCTACCATCATCGTGCGATTCTCCTGCGCGACTACGCGGAGGCGGCGCAGCTCGCACGCGGCGCAGGATGCGCCATCGTGTTCAACACGCCGCGCCTCGTGCTGCGCCGCGATATGGCGGCATGGAAAAAACTCGTCGAGGGTTTCGTGAGCCTTTCCCCCGACGCCGTCAGTGTCCACAACTTTGGCACGCTCCGCGTCGTGCGCGAGGCGGGGCTGAAGTTTTATGCCGATGCGTCGCTTCCCGTCATCAACTGCCGGGCGCTTGCGGAGCTTGCAGAAATGGGAGCGAGCCGCGCCGTTCTTTCGCCCGAGCTTACGCTGGAACAGGCGGGGGTGCTTGCCGCGCGTGCGCCTTTTCCCGTCGAGTGCATCGTCGAGGGAAATCTTGAACTCATGGTATCTGAATACTGCGCCTTGGGCAGTTTTCTCGGCGATGCAGCGTCAGGCTCGTGTTCGATGCCGTGCTGCAAGGGAAAGACGCGCTACGCCTTGCTGGACAGGAAGGACATGAAATTTCCGCTCGTATTCGACCAGTCATGCCACATGCACGTCCTCAACGGCAAGCGCCTTTCGATGCTGCTTCATGCGATGGAGTTTGCGCCGCGCGGCATCTCTTTTTTACGCATCGACGGGCGCTTCATGGAAGCGGCGGAACTGGGAAGACGCGTGCGCCTTTACAAGGAATGGAGCCGTTTTTCAGGCACGCTCATCAAGGAGCAGGAGGAATATCTGAAGGAGCTTGAGGGCAAGGATGTGACGCGCGGCCATTATTTCCGCGGCGTGCAGTAA